Proteins encoded in a region of the Solanum dulcamara chromosome 9, daSolDulc1.2, whole genome shotgun sequence genome:
- the LOC129902492 gene encoding FHA domain-containing protein PS1-like isoform X2 yields the protein MADKLEISPPIEEEKKIPVFTVLKNGAILKNIFLLDNPPPCSNQESEIEEILVVGRHPDCNITLEHPSISRFHLRIHSKPSSLSLSVTDLSSVHGTWISGKKIESGVKVKLKEGDRMQLGGSSRVYRLHWVPISHAYDLENPFVPTLGESEPEESTEEEHQDESGFSLQNDQIQKEDYDMVQGLLDSSFSGMSSLPHLRSLTPPAPPMLEQMRSPFPDKYEAANQNLPGNIHEEGQSPIETADGTPPRSQQRCSSIWSRRGKTSSVQIQTGRDRAMNEKIDMETEVESLNHEIAGTLSVSKDLFASGNKDKEEEVFTPDKENHTPSSLFLGSMKKSCLSEMTNRSDRKSLLSNMDETDEEIFTPDKENMTPETLQLRLMKKMGSQHQIKLPKPFKSSSLKLVVEPKFNQAAGCVSHKKEKLGSTTKSTESNMDENDEEIFTPDKENMTPDTRLMRSMTKIGKLEDLKHLESFKFSLDNVVDPIFNQNGTPFSSEKDSLTDKVLEEQKLKILASRNPGRSEVNTVKNRRDRVPLQSLLVNYPAKTSSIFPEEDIKFRDNPIKHPETKENESVMEQKRWTIVVDTGSLLNKESRKSLQLLQGLKGTYLIIPRTVIRELDCMKRRASLFRRTTEVSAALEWIEDCMINAKSWIHVQSCAEETRAVAPTPPATAPLSLFSEENGMFPVGSHQFSPHSGLMEFASPTAEDHILEYALFFKRTKRNGQLVLLSNDLTMKIKAMAEGLNCETAEEFRESLVNPFSERFLWKDSSPRGRTWACEDDFVLRETYYHGPPKKPSMSGEAAKGLKLVLLHNSHYRHHNNMAS from the exons ATGGCGGACAAGCTGGAGATTTCACCTCccattgaagaagagaagaagattcCAGTATTTACAGTGCTAAAGAATGGGGCCATCCTCAAGAACATCTTCTTGCTTGACAACCCCCCACCTTGTTCAAATCAAGAATCAGAAATTGAAGAGATTTTGGTGGTTGGTAGACACCCAGATTGTAACATTACATTGGAACACCCAAGCATCAGCAGATTTCATCTCCGTATCCACTCTAAACCATCCTCTCTATCCCTCTCTGTTACTGATCTTTCTTCAG TACATGGGACATGGATTTCTGGTAAGAAAATTGAATCAGGAGTTAAggtgaagttgaaagaaggtGATAGGATGCAACTTGGAGGTTCCAGCAGGGTCTACAGGCTTCACTGGGTTCCAATCAGCCATGCATATGATTTGGAGAATCCATTTGTACCTACTCTTGGTGAATCTGAACCAGAAGAAAGCACAGAGGAGGAACATCAG GATGAAAGTGGCTTTTCTCTCCAGAATGACCAAATTCAGAAAGAAGATTATGATATGGTGCAAGGTCTACTAGACTCATCATTTTCTGGTATGAGTTCGTTACCACATCTGAGAAGTTTGACTCCACCAGCTCCACCAATGCTTGAGCAAATGAGATCTCCATTTCCTGATAAATATGAAGCAGCAAACCAAAATCTACCTGGGAATATCCATGAAGAAG GACAGTCCCCAATTGAAACTGCAGATGGTACCCCACCAAGATCTCAGCAAAGATGTTCAAGTATTTGGTCTAGAAGGGGAAAAACCTCCAGTGTTCAGATTCAAACTGGTAGAGATAGAGCAATGAATGAAAAAATTGACATGGAAACTGAAGTTGAATCGCTTAATCATGAAATAGCAGGAACTTTATCAGTTTCTAAAGATCTTTTTGCTAGTGGAAACAAGGATAAAGAGGAAGAGGTCTTTACTCCTGACAAAGAGAACCATACTCCTAGTTCTCTCTTCCTTGGATCCATGAAGAAATCGTGTCTTTCTGAGATGACAAATAGATCGGATAGAAAATCTCTGCTTTCTAATATGGATGAGACTGATGAAGAAATTTTCACTCCAGACAAAGAGAATATGACACCAGAAACTCTTCAACTGAGGTTAATGAAGAAGATGGGAAGCCAGCATCAAATTAAGCTTCCAAAACCGTTTAAATCTTCATCTCTGAAACTTGTGGTTGAGCCCAAATTCAATCAAGCGGCAGGTTGTGTATCCCACAAAAAAGAGAAGCTAGGATCAACTACTAAATCAACAGAGTCAAATAtggatgaaaatgatgaagaaattTTCACTCCAGATAAAGAGAATATGACACCTGATACTCGTTTAATGAGATCAATGACGAAAATAGGAAAGTTGGAAGATCTGAAGCATCTAGAATCATTTAAATTTTCTCTGGACAATGTAGTTGATCCCATATTCAATCAAAATGGAACCCCATTCTCCTCTGAGAAAGATAGTCTGACTGACAAAGTTCTTGAAGAACAGAAATTAAAAATTCTTGCCTCCAGAAATCCAGGAAGATCGGAGGTAAACACAGTGAAGAACAGAAGGGATAGGGTGCCTTTGCAGTCACTTCTTGTGAACTACCCCGCAAAGACCAGCTCAATATTTCCAGAAGAGGACATTAAGTTTAGAGACAATCCAATCAAGCATCCAGAGACTAAGGAA AATGAGAGTGTCATGGAACAGAAGAGATGGACCATTGTAGTAGACACTGGTTCATTGCTGAATAAAGAATCAAGGAAAAGTTTGCAGCTTCTGCAAGGTCTCAAGGGAACTTATCTGATAATTCCTAGAACGG TCATAAGAGAATTGGATTGCATGAAGAGGCGTGCTAGTCTGTTTAGAAGGACAACTGAGGTATCTGCAGCATTAGAATGGATAGAAGACTGCATGATAAATGCAAAGTCATGGATTCATGTACAGAGTTGTGCAGAGGAAACAAGAGCAGTGGCACCAACCCCTCCTGCTACTGCTCCATTGTCTTTGTTCAGTGAGGAGAATGGCATGTTTCCTGTTGGCTCACATCAATTTTCTCCGCACAGTGGTCTAATGGAATTTGCCTCACCCACAGCAGAAGATCATATCCTTGAATATGCCCTCTTCTTCAAAAGAACCAAAAGAAACGGACAACTCGTCCTCCTTAGCAATGATCTTACCATGAAAATTAAGGCCATGGCAGAA GGTTTGAACTGTGAGACAGCAGAAGAGTTTCGCGAGAGCTTAGTGAATCCATTCTCTGAGAGGTTTCTTTGGAAGGACAGCTCTCCCAGGGGAAGGACTTGGGCATGTGAGGATGACTTTGTTCTTAGGGAAACATATTACCACGGCCCTCCAAAGAAGCCATCAATGTCAGGAGAAGCGGCAAAAGGGTTGAAGCTCGTATTGCTCCATAATTCTCATTATAGGCACCACAACAATATGGCCAGCTGA
- the LOC129902493 gene encoding protein SENSITIVE TO PROTON RHIZOTOXICITY 1-like: MDPDDSLSEDPWIKSSSSGNELLKIMPSDNHSFPNLNLHAQKWEGSSYLDQQIRIEQQFSGFTKPKHTSEMDQLGNQRNENHDMTRTHDWDPRALLNNLSFLEQKIHQLQELVHLIVGRRGQDGVQGNDLIGQQQQLITADLTSIIVQLISTAGSLLPTMKHTLSSAIPAASQLGQVGGVTVPSTTGTSAGGLTCNDGVAKAEDQSNHIEQLRDCGIEQNHAADEHELKDEDEAEEEENLPPGSYEILQLEKEEILAPHTHFCTICGKGFKRDANLRMHMRGHGDEYKTPAALAKPHKEPSSEPTLIKRYSCPYVGCKRNKEHKKFQPLKTILCVKNHYKRTHCEKAYTCSRCNIKKFSVIADLKTHEKHCGKDKWLCSCGTTFSRKDKLFGHISLFQGHTPAVSSDETKGSAGTFDRGQTSEVTMKAQQENCKVNASHGDEFQNYGVVKEGAYNPSSYFSPLNFDTSNLIGFQEFPRPPFDESDSSFSFLLSGSCEYPPHKAAKFMSSTEME, translated from the coding sequence ATGGATCCTGACGACAGTCTAAGTGAAGACCCTTGGATAAAGTCTTCTTCGTCTGGCAATGAATTGCTGAAAATTATGCCATCAGATAACCATTCATTTCCCAATTTAAATCTGCATGCACAAAAGTGGGAAGGTTCCTCTTATTTGGATCAACAAATCAGGATTGAGCAACAGTTTTCTGGATTTACTAAACCGAAACACACATCTGAGATGGATCAACTGGGGAATCAGAGGAATGAAAATCATGACATGACCAGAACACATGACTGGGATCCAAGAGCTTTGCTGAACAACCTTTCGTTTCTCGAACAAAAGATTCATCAGCTCCAGGAGCTGGTGCATTTGATTGTTGGGCGGAGAGGTCAAGATGGGGTTCAGGGAAATGACCTTATAGGTCAGCAACAACAGTTAATCACAGCTGATCTTACTTCTATTATTGTCCAATTGATATCAACTGCAGGAAGTCTTCTTCCAACTATGAAGCACACACTTTCCTCTGCGATCCCTGCTGCCAGCCAGCTTGGGCAGGTTGGTGGTGTCACAGTTCCTTCTACAACAGGTACTAGTGCTGGTGGGCTGACGTGTAATGACGGTGTTGCGAAGGCGGAAGATCAGTCCAACCACATTGAGCAGTTGAGAGATTGTGGGATTGAACAAAATCATGCTGCCgatgaacatgaattgaaagatgaagatgaagcTGAGGAAGAAGAGAACCTTCCTCCTGGTTCCTATGAGATTCTACAGTTGGAAAAGGAGGAAATCCTTGCACCACACACTCACTTTTGCACAATTTGTGGAAAGGGATTTAAGAGGGATGCCAATTTGCGGATGCACATGAGAGGTCATGGTGATGAGTACAAGACTCCAGCAGCTCTTGCAAAGCCTCATAAAGAACCCAGTTCTGAGCCAACACTCATTAAAAGGTATTCCTGTCCTTATGTTGGATGCAAGCGCAATAAGGAGCATAAAAAGTTTCAACCTCTGAAGACCATCTTATGTGTGAAAAACCATTACAAGAGAACCCACTGTGAGAAAGCCTATACTTGCAGTAGATGTAATATTAAGAAATTTTCAGTAATTGCTGATCTTAAAACACATGAAAAGCATTGTGGAAAGGATAAGTGGCTTTGTTCCTGTGGAACAACATTTTCTAGGAAAGACAAGCTTTTTGGACACATTTCCCTTTTTCAAGGTCATACTCCTGCAGTTTCTTCGGATGAAACTAAAGGATCTGCTGGGACATTTGATCGGGGCCAAACCAGTGAAGTCACCATGAAAGCTCAACAAGAAAACTGTAAGGTAAATGCTTCACATGGCGATGAGTTTCAAAATTATGGGGTTGTAAAAGAGGGTGCATACAATCCAAGCAGTTATTTCTCTCCTTTGAACTTTGATACTAGCAATCTTATTGGATTTCAAGAGTTCCCTCGACCACCATTTGACGAGTCAGATAGCTCATTCTCATTTCTGCTATCTGGATCATGTGAATACCCTCCTCACAAGGCTGCAAAATTTATGAGTTCTACTGAAATGGAATAA
- the LOC129902492 gene encoding FHA domain-containing protein PS1-like isoform X1 has product MADKLEISPPIEEEKKIPVFTVLKNGAILKNIFLLDNPPPCSNQESEIEEILVVGRHPDCNITLEHPSISRFHLRIHSKPSSLSLSVTDLSSVHGTWISGKKIESGVKVKLKEGDRMQLGGSSRVYRLHWVPISHAYDLENPFVPTLGESEPEESTEEEHQDESGFSLQNDQIQKEDYDMVQGLLDSSFSGMSSLPHLRSLTPPAPPMLEQMRSPFPDKYEAANQNLPGNIHEEGEISLLQLAYQADKENNAPEALLVSGQSPIETADGTPPRSQQRCSSIWSRRGKTSSVQIQTGRDRAMNEKIDMETEVESLNHEIAGTLSVSKDLFASGNKDKEEEVFTPDKENHTPSSLFLGSMKKSCLSEMTNRSDRKSLLSNMDETDEEIFTPDKENMTPETLQLRLMKKMGSQHQIKLPKPFKSSSLKLVVEPKFNQAAGCVSHKKEKLGSTTKSTESNMDENDEEIFTPDKENMTPDTRLMRSMTKIGKLEDLKHLESFKFSLDNVVDPIFNQNGTPFSSEKDSLTDKVLEEQKLKILASRNPGRSEVNTVKNRRDRVPLQSLLVNYPAKTSSIFPEEDIKFRDNPIKHPETKENESVMEQKRWTIVVDTGSLLNKESRKSLQLLQGLKGTYLIIPRTVIRELDCMKRRASLFRRTTEVSAALEWIEDCMINAKSWIHVQSCAEETRAVAPTPPATAPLSLFSEENGMFPVGSHQFSPHSGLMEFASPTAEDHILEYALFFKRTKRNGQLVLLSNDLTMKIKAMAEGLNCETAEEFRESLVNPFSERFLWKDSSPRGRTWACEDDFVLRETYYHGPPKKPSMSGEAAKGLKLVLLHNSHYRHHNNMAS; this is encoded by the exons ATGGCGGACAAGCTGGAGATTTCACCTCccattgaagaagagaagaagattcCAGTATTTACAGTGCTAAAGAATGGGGCCATCCTCAAGAACATCTTCTTGCTTGACAACCCCCCACCTTGTTCAAATCAAGAATCAGAAATTGAAGAGATTTTGGTGGTTGGTAGACACCCAGATTGTAACATTACATTGGAACACCCAAGCATCAGCAGATTTCATCTCCGTATCCACTCTAAACCATCCTCTCTATCCCTCTCTGTTACTGATCTTTCTTCAG TACATGGGACATGGATTTCTGGTAAGAAAATTGAATCAGGAGTTAAggtgaagttgaaagaaggtGATAGGATGCAACTTGGAGGTTCCAGCAGGGTCTACAGGCTTCACTGGGTTCCAATCAGCCATGCATATGATTTGGAGAATCCATTTGTACCTACTCTTGGTGAATCTGAACCAGAAGAAAGCACAGAGGAGGAACATCAG GATGAAAGTGGCTTTTCTCTCCAGAATGACCAAATTCAGAAAGAAGATTATGATATGGTGCAAGGTCTACTAGACTCATCATTTTCTGGTATGAGTTCGTTACCACATCTGAGAAGTTTGACTCCACCAGCTCCACCAATGCTTGAGCAAATGAGATCTCCATTTCCTGATAAATATGAAGCAGCAAACCAAAATCTACCTGGGAATATCCATGAAGAAGGTGAAATTAGTTTGCTGCAGCTTGCTTACCAAGCTGACAAGGAAAATAACGCACCAGAAGCTCTTCTTGTTTCAGGACAGTCCCCAATTGAAACTGCAGATGGTACCCCACCAAGATCTCAGCAAAGATGTTCAAGTATTTGGTCTAGAAGGGGAAAAACCTCCAGTGTTCAGATTCAAACTGGTAGAGATAGAGCAATGAATGAAAAAATTGACATGGAAACTGAAGTTGAATCGCTTAATCATGAAATAGCAGGAACTTTATCAGTTTCTAAAGATCTTTTTGCTAGTGGAAACAAGGATAAAGAGGAAGAGGTCTTTACTCCTGACAAAGAGAACCATACTCCTAGTTCTCTCTTCCTTGGATCCATGAAGAAATCGTGTCTTTCTGAGATGACAAATAGATCGGATAGAAAATCTCTGCTTTCTAATATGGATGAGACTGATGAAGAAATTTTCACTCCAGACAAAGAGAATATGACACCAGAAACTCTTCAACTGAGGTTAATGAAGAAGATGGGAAGCCAGCATCAAATTAAGCTTCCAAAACCGTTTAAATCTTCATCTCTGAAACTTGTGGTTGAGCCCAAATTCAATCAAGCGGCAGGTTGTGTATCCCACAAAAAAGAGAAGCTAGGATCAACTACTAAATCAACAGAGTCAAATAtggatgaaaatgatgaagaaattTTCACTCCAGATAAAGAGAATATGACACCTGATACTCGTTTAATGAGATCAATGACGAAAATAGGAAAGTTGGAAGATCTGAAGCATCTAGAATCATTTAAATTTTCTCTGGACAATGTAGTTGATCCCATATTCAATCAAAATGGAACCCCATTCTCCTCTGAGAAAGATAGTCTGACTGACAAAGTTCTTGAAGAACAGAAATTAAAAATTCTTGCCTCCAGAAATCCAGGAAGATCGGAGGTAAACACAGTGAAGAACAGAAGGGATAGGGTGCCTTTGCAGTCACTTCTTGTGAACTACCCCGCAAAGACCAGCTCAATATTTCCAGAAGAGGACATTAAGTTTAGAGACAATCCAATCAAGCATCCAGAGACTAAGGAA AATGAGAGTGTCATGGAACAGAAGAGATGGACCATTGTAGTAGACACTGGTTCATTGCTGAATAAAGAATCAAGGAAAAGTTTGCAGCTTCTGCAAGGTCTCAAGGGAACTTATCTGATAATTCCTAGAACGG TCATAAGAGAATTGGATTGCATGAAGAGGCGTGCTAGTCTGTTTAGAAGGACAACTGAGGTATCTGCAGCATTAGAATGGATAGAAGACTGCATGATAAATGCAAAGTCATGGATTCATGTACAGAGTTGTGCAGAGGAAACAAGAGCAGTGGCACCAACCCCTCCTGCTACTGCTCCATTGTCTTTGTTCAGTGAGGAGAATGGCATGTTTCCTGTTGGCTCACATCAATTTTCTCCGCACAGTGGTCTAATGGAATTTGCCTCACCCACAGCAGAAGATCATATCCTTGAATATGCCCTCTTCTTCAAAAGAACCAAAAGAAACGGACAACTCGTCCTCCTTAGCAATGATCTTACCATGAAAATTAAGGCCATGGCAGAA GGTTTGAACTGTGAGACAGCAGAAGAGTTTCGCGAGAGCTTAGTGAATCCATTCTCTGAGAGGTTTCTTTGGAAGGACAGCTCTCCCAGGGGAAGGACTTGGGCATGTGAGGATGACTTTGTTCTTAGGGAAACATATTACCACGGCCCTCCAAAGAAGCCATCAATGTCAGGAGAAGCGGCAAAAGGGTTGAAGCTCGTATTGCTCCATAATTCTCATTATAGGCACCACAACAATATGGCCAGCTGA